A window from Vigna angularis cultivar LongXiaoDou No.4 chromosome 7, ASM1680809v1, whole genome shotgun sequence encodes these proteins:
- the LOC108336906 gene encoding uncharacterized protein LOC108336906, with translation MILSWITKTLSPQIAESVIYVEEAKELWDELKERFFKGDYFKISDLLQDIHSIKQGERGVSQFFTDLKILWEELEFLRPIPTCTCKIPCSCDLSRISLKYREMEHVICFLKGLNDSYSIVKTQILLMDPLPNINRVFSLIMQQERQEKHSSSKVKVLANATDKNNQWKGQGRGSGFRGQGRGRGKNPNYGKQCSFCNKMNHTIDECYSKHGYPPWYKKGDNNQDKKTDWGSANACQNSTEPEGVQSTHQANNGNVFNSFTTEQMQKLLRMMDRIDEPPHKVNQV, from the coding sequence ATGATATTATCCTGGATAACAAAGACTCTCTCCCCACAGATTGCTGAAAGTGTCATATACGTTGAAGAGGCCAAGGAATTATGGGATGAGCTGAAAGAAAGATTCTTCAAAGGAGACTATTTCAAGATTTCTGACCTGCTGCAGGACATACATTCTATCAAACAGGGAGAAAGGGGAGTGAGTCAATTCTTTACTGATCTGAAAATCCTATGGGAGGAGTTGGAATTTCTAAGACCCATTCCTACTTGCACATGTAAAATTCCATGTAGTTGTGATCTCTCAAGAATCTCCTTAAAATATAGGGAGATGGAACATGTGATATGTTTCTTGAAAGGGTTAAACGATTCCTACAGCATAGTTAAGACACAGATTCTTCTAATGGATCCTCTACCTAATATCAATCGGGTCTTCTCTCTCATTATGCAGCAAGAGAGACAAGAGAAACATAGTTCTTCCAAGGTCAAGGTTCTGGCCAATGCTACTGATAAGAACAATCAATGGAAGGGCCAAGGAAGAGGCTCTGGATTTCGTGGTCAAGGAAGAGGAAGGGGAAAGAATCCCAACTATGGCAAGCAATGCTCATTTTGCAACAAAATGAACCACACTATAGATGAGTGTTACTCTAAGCACGGATACCCTCCTTGGTACAAGAAAGGTGACAACAACCAAGACAAGAAGACTGACTGGGGTTCTGCAAATGCCTGCCAGAACAGCACTGAACCTGAAGGGGTTCAAAGCACACATCAAGCAAATAATGGCAACGTTTTCAACTCCTTCACAACTGAACAGATGCAAAAACTTCTCAGAATGATGGACAGAATTGATGAACCTCCTCACAAAGTCAATCAAGTCTAG
- the LOC108338608 gene encoding amino acid permease 6 produces MSTMHIETPQTLPDGSKNFDEDGRAKRTGTWVTASAHIITAVIGSGVLSLAWAIAQMGWVAGPAVLFAFSFITYFTSTLLADCYRSPDPVHGKRNYTYSEVVKANLGGRKFQLCGLAQYINLVGVTIGYTITASISMVAVKRSNCFHKHGHGDKCYINNYPFMIVFACIQIVLSQIPNFHKLSWLSIVAAVMSFAYSSIGLGLSLAKVAGGGHVRTSLTGVQVGVDVSGIEKVWRMFQAIGDIAFAYAFSNVLIEIQDTLKSSPPENRVMKRASLIGIMTTTLFYVLCGCLGYAAFGNDAPGNFLTGFGFYEPFWLIDLANICIAVHLVGAYQVFVQPIFGFVEKWSKEKWPESRFINGEHAVKVPLCESFSVNFFRMLWRTTYVVITAVLAMLFPFFNDFLGLIGSLSFWPLTVYFPIEMYIKKSKMQRFSFTWTWLKILSWVCLIISIISAVGSIQGLAVDLKKYKPFQAQQ; encoded by the exons ATGAGCACCATGCACATAGAAACCCCACAAACTTTGCCTGATGGCAGCAAGAACTTCGATGAAGATGGACGAGCTAAAAGAACAG GGACATGGGTGACCGCAAGTGCTCACATCATAACGGCGGTGATTGGTTCAGGAGTTCTTTCTCTTGCATGGGCAATTGCTCAGATGGGTTGGGTCGCTGGTCCTGCAGTGCTTTTTGCCTTCTCTTTTATCACATATTTCACTTCCACTCTTCTCGCTGATTGTTACCGTTCACCTGACCCTGTCCATGGCAAGCGAAACTACACATATTCTGAGGTTGTCAAAGCCAACTTAG GAGGTAGAAAATTTCAGCTTTGTGGATTGGCTCAGTATATAAATCTTGTGGGGGTAACCATCGGCTACACAATAACTGCATCTATCAGTATGGT GGCGGTGAAGAGGTCGAACTGTTTTCACAAACATGGACATGGAGACAAGTGCTACATAAATAACTATCCTTTCATGATCGTGTTTGCCTGCATCCAAATTGTTCTTAGCCAAATACCAAACTTCCATAAACTCTCTTGGCTCTCTATTGTTGCAGCTGTTATGTCTTTCGCTTATTCTTCCATTGGCCTTGGCCTCTCCCTTGCCAAAGTCGCAG GTGGGGGACACGTGCGAACAAGCTTAACAGGGGTGCAAGTTGGGGTGGACGTTTCGGGAATAGAAAAAGTTTGGAGGATGTTTCAAGCTATCGGTGACATTGCCTTCGCTTATGCTTTTTCTAACGTGCTCATTGAGATCCAG GACACCCTGAAATCAAGTCCACCAGAGAACAGAGTGATGAAGAGAGCTAGTTTGATTGGGATAATGACGACAACATTATTTTATGTACTGTGTGGGTGCTTAGGATATGCTGCATTTGGAAATGATGCACCAGGAAATTTCCTCACAGGGTTCGGCTTCTACGAGCCCTTTTGGCTAATAGACTTGGCCAATATCTGCATTGCAGTGCATTTAGTTGGGGCATACCAG GTGTTTGTGCAACCTATATTCGGGTTCGTGGAGAAATGGAGCAAAGAAAAATGGCCAGAAAGCCGATTTATAAACGGAGAGCATGCTGTGAAGGTTCCTTTGTGTGAAAGCTTTAGCGTGAATTTTTTTAGGATGTTGTGGAGGACAACGTATGTGGTTATCACTGCTGTTCTAGCTATGCTATTTCCATTCTTCAATGACTTTCTGGGGCTCATTGGTTCACTCTCATTCTGGCCACTCACGGTTTACTTCCCAATAGAGATGTACATTAAGAAATCCAAGATGCAAAGATTTTCCTTCACATGGACATGGCTCAAGATTCTGAGTTGGGTCTGTTTGATCATTTCTATTATCTCAGCAGTGGGTTCCATCCAAGGCCTTGCTGTTGATCTCAAGAAATACAAGCCCTTCCAAGCACAGCAATAG